The following nucleotide sequence is from Bradyrhizobium roseum.
TCGCGGTCGCCGCCGGTTAGGACAAGGTCGACGCCAGACCGCTTGAAATCGCCGTTAAACAGCAAATCGGCATCAGGAATGATAATGGCGTCAGCCGGCGCATGCGTCGAAACGCTGTCAACGCGGACAGAACCATGGAGGTGCGAACCATGGTCGCCCGACAGCACATCGGTAAATTTGCCGGCCAAGCTCAAATGGGCACCGTTGCCGCTAAGGTTAATATTTATATAAAATTCGACAGTCTAAACTTGCATATCATTGTATCGCTCGCCGCGGAACCATCTAATGCTTGTTAAAATTCCAGAAGACGCTCCCCCCAAGATTGCTTTTAGTAGGAAGCGCCGAGATGTTTCAGGTCTTTTTGGCTACCTTGGCGGCACATGGGTGCACTTCGCTGGTCTAAATCGCAAAAATTCGAGTATTCAAAGTATAAATATAAAAAACTATACTTGGCACTGCTTTCCCGTGGTTCCACGGTGCCATATAATAGGATTTTTGAAGTTCGAATTGTGAACCTGTCAACAAATCATACAATTTTCAGCACAAAAGTCACATTACCTGAAAAACAACCATAACTCGTGGTTAAGGCGATCTCCAGCCCCCGGCCCGTGAGGCATGCTTAAGCCGATCGGTAAAATTCTCGCCGGATCGGCGGAAGTTATTTTGGGCTGTTTTGCAGTTAACGGCCGACTTCCCTTCGGTTTAAGCGGATCAAAAGCCACGCCGCCCATCCTGCCCTGCAAATGATCCGGTCACGCCCAGGCGCAACACGCCTGCCGATGCCCGGACAAAGGGCGTCACATGGGGTTGTCAGTCATCTCGCGCGCATGGAGCGCGGTCATTGTTGCGTGCAGCCTGGCCTGGTTCGGAGCAGCCGACCTTCGGGCCGAGACCGCCAGACCGGCCGAGTCGGCGGAAGTGATTCAGCGATCGGCGGAGCCGTTCGGACTGGTCGCGTCTGCCCTCCCGGGCGGCGGACTTCGCGACAAATGGCTCGCCGCGCAACGCCGGCTCGACGACGAAATGGTGCAGCTTGCGCTCTGCGAAGGCGACCGTGATGGATGCGCGTCTGCGGCCGCGCTGAAATTCCTAGACATCGTCGACGCCGCCCGGGCGCGCGAGGGCCGCGCACGCCTCGGCGAGATCAACCGCGCCGTCAACCTGGCGATCCGGCCGATGAGCGACGTCGCCCATCACGGCGAGATCGACGTCTGGTCGTCGCCGCTCGCCACGTTCGCCCGCGGCGGCGGCGATTGCGAGGACTATGCGATCGCGAAATTTACGGCTTTGCGACACGCCGGCCTTTCCCCCGACGATCTCAGGATCGTGGTGCTTCACGACACCATCCATGGCGAAGACCACGCGGTAGCCGCCGCGCGGCTCGACGGACGCTGGCTGATGCTCGACAACCGCCGCATGGCGATGGTTGAAGACGCTAACGTCAGGAATTTCCGGCCGACATTCGTGATCGGCGAGCACGGCGTGATGCGATACATCGAGGCACCGCGGCCCGTCGGCGCCGCAGGCCATGATCCTGCGGCACCGCTCGTCGTGAGTTCGTTGGCCGCCGCGACGGATCCGTCAGCCGAACGCCTCGAGTGACGAAAAAGGCTGCGCAGATATTGCGCGGCAGCAGCGACCGACAATCTGTTTCAGTCAGCGCCGATGTTGCGCCGCGGCCGTTATACCAGCCTGGATCTATCCGGCCAAAATATCGCAAGACGAATTTTCTTTTTCATCCCGCGCGTCCTGCATTGATTGACGCGATCCTTCTCACCGGAATAGCATTCACCCAGATCCGCTAGAGATCGTTGGGAGGGAACATGATGACACGTTGGCCGTGCGTTGCTTCCGCTTGCCGTTTTTTTTCTGAAATGGCAGCCAGTCCGAATAGAACAGCGCTGGCGATTGGGCTTAGTCTGACATTCTGTTACGGCGCGCAGGCGCAGAGCCCCGCCAAGGGAACCCCCGAGCACATCAAGGCCGTGACCGCGGCGGTCGACGGTGCGTCGATCAAGGCCAACACCGCGACCTCGAACGACTGGCCGACCATCGGCCTCGACTATGCCGAGACGCGCTTCTCGAAGCTCAACCAGATCAACGCCGACAACGTCAAGCAACTCGGGCTGGTATGGAGCTATCCGCTGGAATCCTCCCGCGGCGTCGAAGCCACCCCGGTCGTGGTCGACGGCATCATGTACCAGACCGCCTCATGGAGCGTGGTGCACGCCATCGACGCCCGCACCGGCAAGCAGCTCTGGACCTACGATCCGAAAATCGATCGCGAGAAGGGCTACAAGGGCTGCTGCGACGTGGTCAACCGCGGCGTCGCACTGTGGAAGGGCAAGGTCTATGTCGGCGCCTATGACGGGCGGCTGATCGCGCTCGACGCCGTCACCGGCAAGGTAGTCTGGGAAAAGGACACGATCGTCAGCAAAGAGCACTCGTACACGATCACCGGCGCGCCGCGCGTGTTCAACGGCAAGGTGGTGATCGGCAATGGCGGCGCCGAATATGGCGCGCGCGGTTACGTGACCGCCTATGACGCGGAAACCGGCAACCAGGCCTGGCGCTGGTTCACCGTGCCCGGCGATCCGTCAAAACCGTTCGAGGACGAGTCGATGGCAGCCGCGGCCAAGACCTGGGATCCCGCCGGCAAATACTGGATCAACGGCGGCGGCGGAACCGCATGGGACACCATCACCTTCGATCCCGACCTGAATCTCGTCTATATCGGCACCGGTAACGGCTCGCCGTGGAACCAGAAGATTCGCAGTCCCTCCGGCGGCGACAATCTATATCTGTCCTCGATCGTCGCGCTGAATGCGGATACCGGAAAATACGCCTGGCACTACCAGGAAACGCCCGGCGATCACTGGGATTACACCGCAACCCAGCCGATGATTTTGGCCGATATCACGATCGACGGCGCGCCGCGCAAGGTGATCCTGCACGCGCCGAAGAACGGCTTCTTCTTCGTCATCGACCGCACCAACGGCAAGTTCATCTCGGCGAAGAACTTCGTCGACGTGAACTGGGCGACCGGCTACGACGCCAACGGCCGGCCGATCGAGGTGAAGCAAGCGCGCGAGGATGCCGCCTATGACAGCATCCCCGGCCCGTTCGGGGCGCACAACTGGCATCCGATGTCTTTCAATCCGCAAACCGGGCTGGTGTACCTGCCGGCACAGGGCGTGCCGCTCAACCTCACGCCGGAGAAAGCGCTCACGCATAACGCGGCGACGCCCGGCAAGTTCGCGGCGGCGGCCGGCTGGAATGTCGGCTTCATGCTGAATGCCACGCCACCCAAGAGCCCGGCGTTCGGACGGCTGCTGGCCTGGGATCCGGTCAAGCAGAAGGAAGCCTGGCGCGTCGAACACGTGGCGCCGTGGAACGGCGGCACGCTGACCACCGCCGGCAATCTGGTGTTCCAGGGGACGGCCGACGGGCGTTTCGTCGCCTACAACGCCACCTCGGGTGAAAAACTCTGGGAGAGCCCGACCGGCACCGGCGTGGTCGCGGCGGCCTCGACCTATATGCTCGACGGCCAGCAATATGTATCGATCGCGGTCGGCTGGGGCGGCGTATTCGGGATCTCGCAGCGCGTCACCGAATTGCAGAGCCCCGGCACCGTCTACACCTTCGCGATCGGCGGCAAGGCGCCGCTGCCGGCCTTCGTGAAGTACCAGACCGAGGGCCTGCTGAAGGGCGTGAAGTACGATCCCAAGGACGTCGAGGAAGGCACCGGCATCTATGTCGCCGCCTGCGCGCAATGCCATGGCGTGCCCGGCGTCGACAAGGGCGGCAATGTCCGGAATCTCGGCTACGTCCCGACCGAAACCATCGCCAACCTGAAGGACTTCGTGTTCAAGGGCCCGTTCCGCGACCAGGGCATGCCGGACTTCACCGGCAAGCTGAAGGAAGAGGATATCCCGAAGCTGCAGGCCTTCATCCAGGGCACGGCGGACGCGATCCGGCCGAAGTAAGGTACGATAGAGCAGAGATCGTCATTGCGAG
It contains:
- a CDS encoding transglutaminase-like cysteine peptidase, with product MGLSVISRAWSAVIVACSLAWFGAADLRAETARPAESAEVIQRSAEPFGLVASALPGGGLRDKWLAAQRRLDDEMVQLALCEGDRDGCASAAALKFLDIVDAARAREGRARLGEINRAVNLAIRPMSDVAHHGEIDVWSSPLATFARGGGDCEDYAIAKFTALRHAGLSPDDLRIVVLHDTIHGEDHAVAAARLDGRWLMLDNRRMAMVEDANVRNFRPTFVIGEHGVMRYIEAPRPVGAAGHDPAAPLVVSSLAAATDPSAERLE
- a CDS encoding PQQ-dependent dehydrogenase, methanol/ethanol family encodes the protein MAASPNRTALAIGLSLTFCYGAQAQSPAKGTPEHIKAVTAAVDGASIKANTATSNDWPTIGLDYAETRFSKLNQINADNVKQLGLVWSYPLESSRGVEATPVVVDGIMYQTASWSVVHAIDARTGKQLWTYDPKIDREKGYKGCCDVVNRGVALWKGKVYVGAYDGRLIALDAVTGKVVWEKDTIVSKEHSYTITGAPRVFNGKVVIGNGGAEYGARGYVTAYDAETGNQAWRWFTVPGDPSKPFEDESMAAAAKTWDPAGKYWINGGGGTAWDTITFDPDLNLVYIGTGNGSPWNQKIRSPSGGDNLYLSSIVALNADTGKYAWHYQETPGDHWDYTATQPMILADITIDGAPRKVILHAPKNGFFFVIDRTNGKFISAKNFVDVNWATGYDANGRPIEVKQAREDAAYDSIPGPFGAHNWHPMSFNPQTGLVYLPAQGVPLNLTPEKALTHNAATPGKFAAAAGWNVGFMLNATPPKSPAFGRLLAWDPVKQKEAWRVEHVAPWNGGTLTTAGNLVFQGTADGRFVAYNATSGEKLWESPTGTGVVAAASTYMLDGQQYVSIAVGWGGVFGISQRVTELQSPGTVYTFAIGGKAPLPAFVKYQTEGLLKGVKYDPKDVEEGTGIYVAACAQCHGVPGVDKGGNVRNLGYVPTETIANLKDFVFKGPFRDQGMPDFTGKLKEEDIPKLQAFIQGTADAIRPK